The Bacteroides sp. sequence AGAAGTTCGGCTTCGCTTTCACGGTGACAAACAACGCAAGACCCTGAGATGTTGTTCAGGGGGCTCTGAATGTGGTGGTCGGTGAATTTGATGCCGCCCTCGCGCTTATAGGGCATGTGACAGTCGGCACAGGCAACGCCGCGCTGGGCGTGGATGCCGGTCATAAACAATTCATAGTCGGGGTGCTGGGCTTTCAGCATTGGGGTTTTGCTCAGGGCGTGGGTCCAGTCAACATGCCCAACATTATCCAGATAGCTCTCCATTTCTTCAGCAGCAAAACCTTCGTCCCAGGGGAAAGTCAGGTAATTTCCTTCTTTCTTGAAGTAATATTCAACATGGCATTGGGCACATACCAGCGAACGCATTTCCTGGCGGGTAGCCTGGTTGATGTCAACGCCCTGGCGCTCGAAGGCTTCAATGAGGGCAGGCCTGGAGATGCGCAGATTCATGGTAGCCGGGTCATGGCAGTCGAGGCACCCAATGTGATTTTGAATATGTGGTCCCATTTCCTCCCAAGTCGAGGCATAAAATTCTGCTACGCCGATTTCATTCATCATCCTGGGTACATCCGGGCTTTTGCATGTCCAGCAGGTGGCAGGCTGGGGTATACCAGTACGCAGAATATTTCGGATATCGGTAACGGCATAATAATGCCCGCGTCCCTGGTTATATTCCCTTGAAAAGGCATAACCGGCCCACATGACTACGAGTTCAGGATAACGCTCAAGGTAATCAATCATTGCCGAGCCCCCGTTCTTGCTGGAAAAAGTCGTGTCGGCGGTCATTACATAGGATTGGTATTGCCGTGGAAAATTTTCGCCCCAGACCGCATTATCGGTTTCCCATTCATCGATGGGGTTGACCATCTGGAAGTAAAGCTGGGCTTCACTGCGCCTTTCCACAATGCTGGCGGCCAATAACCCGATGATAAAAACAATCACTACAGTGGCGAGAAACAGAACCCAGTTGAGCCATGGTTTCCTCTTTGTCAAATCTCTGATGCTCATGGTATTTTGGTTTTTGGTTGGTGCTTGTTTTAATTGGAGGAATATGAATAAGATTATTGTCCCTGCTTATTGTCCAGATCAATGGTGTTGGAGGACCTGTCGCTGCTGCCCAATAGCCATTCAAGCCACGAAGGGACTACGGTAGGAAGACGTTCAACGAGGGCGTGGGGAGCAGCCGAAAGGCTTTTAA is a genomic window containing:
- a CDS encoding ammonia-forming cytochrome c nitrite reductase subunit c552, with translation MTKRKPWLNWVLFLATVVIVFIIGLLAASIVERRSEAQLYFQMVNPIDEWETDNAVWGENFPRQYQSYVMTADTTFSSKNGGSAMIDYLERYPELVVMWAGYAFSREYNQGRGHYYAVTDIRNILRTGIPQPATCWTCKSPDVPRMMNEIGVAEFYASTWEEMGPHIQNHIGCLDCHDPATMNLRISRPALIEAFERQGVDINQATRQEMRSLVCAQCHVEYYFKKEGNYLTFPWDEGFAAEEMESYLDNVGHVDWTHALSKTPMLKAQHPDYELFMTGIHAQRGVACADCHMPYKREGGIKFTDHHIQSPLNNISGSCVVCHRESEAELL